The following proteins come from a genomic window of Gossypium raimondii isolate GPD5lz chromosome 5, ASM2569854v1, whole genome shotgun sequence:
- the LOC128041135 gene encoding uncharacterized protein LOC128041135 gives MDCSIFCRTKLCFNAFFFLFIISSFTCLHVVFGTASEFDYGVHCNSVVHESKPVDEEFNIMPFPGRQYGYFSGGDKVLNNPPSRSYYAPKSKTLLFETHHVFTTDADDVFMVEGNLIFQTSFYYEQSISSGSSYFRGTLDFDFRGFWSRTTGKLCMVGSSYAYSKEGKLLHLAAVLKINNLQSSSNVSTLVTGTMDSLSSANDPNHFEQISLLMFPQVNYAYTMISNQFSKGCPRGTDVQPMSSLRLSQTRTICDMLGGSNAFELEYTGSCNSSKSCNPFGDGIGYLPSVISLSMIQCSNDRQSLRFLIEFRNDSYQGYYSSPNLNTSLIGEGSWDAKSNRLCIIACRIYDASSSLEKSHVGDCTTRLSLRFPAILSIRNPSTIVGEIWSEKPRNEGGFFDRVEFRNTGRYGGGIQLQGLKYVYTEMDEVKKSCPKKNSRTNSSMEHYPDAYSGDMSFSMSIINGSKGSIGWGSSDILAVDDQQYQRFPSLLPSSSSKPKSSGVESDSSSGLLNVSYKISIPPLSLELDGGLKPVNQSSYEYLQTKIQISAEGVYDTTTGSLCMVGCRRSRLDGKSFSSHSIDCDILVQVNFLPLNSRKTNNIKGSIESTREKTDSLYFKPLQILGTTYSRSWGAESVWRMDFEMIVSVVSNTLAIIFVAFQIFHVRKHRGIGPMVSLLMLVILALGHLIPLVLNLEAMFIQDSERSVLIRGGKWLEMNEVIIRVVTMVAFLLQVRLLMLSWTARCSTEKKKTLWIAEKRGLYVCAPVYVIGAIIAFSVKSRQNVHRTVMARHSWYDIDEIILGNSRAYAGLILDAFLFPQIIFNMFHNSRELALSRLFYIGITLVRLVPHGYDLYRANSYVDIDDTYIYADHGADYYSTAWDFIIIMLGIFFAVIIHYQQRLGGRYFLSKRFLESGTDEEPPVDSEEQLPLKYST, from the coding sequence ATGGACTGTTCCATATTCTGTAGGACGAAACTTTGTTTTAAtgctttcttcttcttgtttatCATCTCCTCTTTCACATGTCTTCATGTAGTCTTCGGCACAGCAAGTGAATTTGATTATGGCGTTCACTGTAACTCAGTTGTTCATGAATCCAAACCAGTTGATGAGGAGTTCAATATCATGCCTTTCCCTGGACGTCAATATGGTTACTTCAGTGGTGGTGATAAAGTCCTAAACAATCCTCCTTCACGTTCCTACTATGCACCCAAATCGAAAACTCTCCTTTTCGAGACTCACCACGTATTTACAACCGATGCTGATGATGTCTTTATGGTGGAAGGAAACCTGATTTTTCAAACCTCGTTTTACTATGAACAGAGTATCTCCTCTGGAAGCTCATATTTTCGTGGGACACTGGACTTCGATTTTCGAGGCTTCTGGTCTCGAACAACCGGGAAGCTTTGCATGGTGGGATCGAGTTATGCTTACTCCAAAGAAGGTAAACTGCTTCATCTTGCTGCTGTTCTTAAGATTAATAATCTTCAGAGTTCAAGTAATGTTAGTACTTTAGTCACCGGTACCATGGATAGCTTGAGTTCTGCTAATGATCCAAATCACTTTGAGCAAATATCACTGCTGATGTTTCCTCAAGTAAATTACGCTTACACCATGATTTCAAATCAGTTTAGTAAAGGGTGTCCTCGGGGAACCGATGTCCAACCGATGTCATCCCTCCGCTTATCGCAAACTCGAACTATTTGTGATATGTTAGGTGGAAGCAATGCTTTCGAATTGGAGTATACTGGCAGTTGTAATTCTTCAAAGAGTTGCAATCCATTTGGTGATGGTATTGGATATTTACCTTCAGTAATATCGTTGAGTATGATTCAGTGCTCAAACGATAGGCAAAGCTTGAGGTTTCTGATAGAATTCCGGAACGACAGCTATCAGGGATACTATAGCTCTCCCAATCTCAACACTTCATTAATTGGAGAAGGATCTTGGGATGCAAAGAGTAATCGGCTTTGTATCATTGCTTGCCGAATCTATGATGCATCGAGCTCCTTGGAGAAGTCTCATGTCGGAGACTGCACGACACGGTTGAGCTTAAGATTCCCTGCAATCTTGTCTATCAGAAACCCAAGCACCATTGTAGGAGAAATTTGGAGTGAGAAGCCTAGGAATGAAGGTGGTTTCTTTGACAGGGTCGAGTTCCGAAATACTGGACGTTATGGAGGAGGAATTCAACTTCAAGGTTTGAAGTATGTGTACACGGAAATGGACGAAGTGAAGAAATCATGTCCAAAGAAGAATTCTAGGACTAATAGCAGTATGGAACACTATCCAGATGCCTATTCTGGAGACATGAGTTTTAGTATGTCCATCATCAACGGTTCCAAAGGAAGCATCGGATGGGGTTCTTCGGATATTCTTGCGGTAGATGATCAGCAGTATCAGAGATTTCCATCTCTATTACCATCCTCAAGCTCAAAGCCTAAAAGTTCTGGCGTTGAATCCGATTCCAGCAGTGGCTTGCTTAATGTCAGCTATAAAATTAGCATCCCGCCACTTAGTTTGGAATTGGATGGTGGCCTCAAACCGGTTAACCAATCTTCATATGAATATCtgcaaaccaaaatccaaatttcTGCTGAAGGGGTTTATGATACAACAACAGGTAGCCTATGCATGGTTGGCTGCAGGCGTTCAAGGTTAGACGGCaaatcattttcaagccattcgATAGATTGCGATATCCTTGTGCAAGTCAACTTTCTTCCATTGAACTCGCGCAAGACAAATAACATTAAGGGAAGCATCGAGAGCACGCGTGAAAAAACAGATAGTCTGTATTTCAAGCCTCTGCAGATTTTGGGAACAACTTATTCTCGCAGTTGGGGAGCGGAATCGGTTTGGAGAATGGATTTCGAGATGATCGTGTCGGTCGTATCCAACACTCTTGCAATTATCTTTGTTGCATTTCAAATCTTTCATGTGAGGAAGCACCGTGGCATTGGTCCTATGGTTTCACTTCTCATGCTTGTTATTCTAGCCCTGGGACACTTGATCCCTTTGGTTCTAAACCTCGAAGCAATGTTCATTCAAGATAGCGAGAGATCGGTCTTGATTAGAGGTGGAAAGTGGCTCGAAATGAACGAGGTGATAATTAGAGTCGTCACAATGGTGGCTTTTCTGCTGCAAGTCCGTCTTCTGATGCTCTCATGGACTGCTAGATGCTCCACTGAGAAGAAAAAGACCTTGTGGATTGCAGAGAAAAGGGGGCTGTATGTGTGTGCTCCGGTGTACGTAATCGGAGCTATTATCGCCTTTTCGGTTAAGTCAAGGCAGAATGTACACAGAACAGTAATGGCCAGGCATTCTTGGTACGACATAGATGAAATCATTTTGGGGAATTCAAGAGCTTATGCTGGTTTGATACTGGATGCCTTTCTTTTCCCTCAAATCATCTTCAACATGTTCCACAACTCGAGAGAACTGGCTCTTTCTCGACTCTTTTACATCGGAATCACCCTTGTTCGCCTCGTACCCCATGGATATGATCTGTACAGGGCAAACAGCTATGTTGATATAGATGACACCTACATTTATGCAGATCATGGTGCAGATTACTACTCCACTGCTTGGGACttcattattattatgttgGGTATATTCTTTGCTGTGATCATACACTACCAACAGCGCCTCGGCGGTCGATATTTCCTTTCGAAGAGATTCCTAGAATCTGGGACAGATGAGGAACCTCCAGTGGATTCAGAAGAACAATTGCCATTGAAATATAGCACCTAG